A stretch of the Capsicum annuum cultivar UCD-10X-F1 unplaced genomic scaffold, UCD10Xv1.1 ctg996, whole genome shotgun sequence genome encodes the following:
- the LOC124895787 gene encoding LOW QUALITY PROTEIN: UDP-glycosyltransferase 71E1-like (The sequence of the model RefSeq protein was modified relative to this genomic sequence to represent the inferred CDS: inserted 1 base in 1 codon; deleted 1 base in 1 codon) produces MSEIKKAELVIIPSPGMGHLVPAIEMAKLLITRDDQLSVTVLIMNMNLDSNLNPYIQSLSSNANCTSSKLKFILLPRDESTLQLLNSKTFFSGFIDSHKPQVRQVVAQIQQTATLSGFVVDMMCTTMIDVANEFGVPTYVFYTTSAAVLGLHFHMQSLRDDFNTDVTNYKDDPESELSVPSYLNPFPAKCLPFILLDKEGGSTMFLDISKRYRETRGILVNTLQELETHAMKSLSLDEKIPPVNPVGPVLNLNSCVGNKEESSRGEIIKWLDTQTPSSVVFLCFGSSGSFNKEQVKEIAQALEGSGVRFLWSLRKPPPKDSWYPSDYENPEDALPEGFLERTKRIGKVIGWAPQSVILSHPSVGGFVSHCGWNSVLESIWFGVPMATWPMYSELQANAFQLVKDLGMAVDIKMDYNIRGSNTYVIKAEDIEKAIRQLMDPENEIRTKVKDMKEKSRLALEEGGSSYTSXGRFIEQVMGNI; encoded by the exons ATGAGTGAAATCAAGAAGGCAGAGTTGGTCATCATACCATCTCCTGGAATGGGTCATCTGGTACCCGCAATAGAGATGGCAAAGCTCCTTATAACGAGAGATGATCAGCTCTCCGTTACTGTCCTTATCATGAACATGAACCTAGACTCCAATCTCAATCCTTACATCCAATCACTTTCCTCAAATGCTAATTGCACCTCATCAAAATTGAAATTTATACTTCTCCCTCGAGATGAATCCACTTTGCAACTCCTCAACAGCAAAACATTCTTTTCTGGATTTATTGATAGCCATAAGCCTCAGGTTAGACAGGTTGTGGCTCAAATTCAGCAAACAGCTACACTATCGGGATTTGTGGTAGACATGATGTGTACCACAATGATAGATGTGGCTAATGAATTTGGTGTCCCGACTTATGTTTTCTACACGACTAGTGCAGCTGTGCTTGGCCTCCACTTTCATATGCAGAGCCTAAGGGATGATTTTAACACGGATGTTACCAATTACAAGGATGACCCTGAATCAGAACTCTCTGTACCTTCATATTTAAATCCATTTCCAGCGAAATGTTTGCCGTTCATACTCTTGGACAAGGAAGGTGGTTCCACTATGTTCCTTGATATTTCCAAAAGATATCGAGAAACCAGAGGAATCTTGGTGAACACCTTGCAGGAGTTGGAAACTCATGCCATGAAATCGCTCTCTCTGGACGAGAAAATCCCACCCGTTAATCCAGTAGGACCAGTGCTGAATCTCAATAGTTGCGTCGGCAATAAGGAAGAGTCATCTCGAGGGGAAATTATCAAATGGTTAGATACACAAACTCCATCCTCTGTAGTGTTCCTCTGCTTTGGAAGCTCGGGAAGTTTCAATAAAGAGCAAGTGAAGGAAATTGCGCAGGCTCTAGAGGGCAGC GGTGTCAGGTTCTTGTGGTCTCTAAGAAAGCCACCACCTAAAGATTCATGGTATCCAAGTGACTATGAGAACCCGGAAGATGCCTTGCCGGAGGGGTTTCTGGAAAGGACGAAACGGATTGGAAAGGTGATAGGATGGGCACCCCAATCTGTAATCTTGTCTCATCCATCCGTGGGTGGATTTGTGTCGCACTGTGGTTGGAATTCAGTATTGGAGAGTATCTGGTTCGGAGTGCCAATGGCAACTTGGCCAATGTATTCGGAGCTGCAAGCAAATGCGTTTCAATTAGTGAAGGATTTGGGTATGGCAGTGGATATTAAGATGGATTATAATATCAGGGGAAGTAACACATACGTTATAAAAGCGGAGGACATAGAGAAAGCAATAAGGCAGTTGATGGATCCTGAAAATGAAATAAGGACGAAGGTGAAAGACATGAAGGAGAAGAGCAGATTGGCTCTAGAGGAAGGTGGCTCATCCTACACTT GTGGACGTTTTATTGAGCAGGTTATGGGCAACATCTAA